The Methanobacteriaceae archaeon genome contains a region encoding:
- a CDS encoding winged helix-turn-helix transcriptional regulator: protein MEGLLWWLIAGTRGGINRARLINELKNRPYNANQLANILDLDYKTVKHHLNVLDKNNIVVMCGEGQYGTVYMLSDTMEENFDSFKKIWKESGKK from the coding sequence ATGGAAGGTTTACTTTGGTGGCTGATTGCTGGGACTAGAGGTGGTATAAATCGAGCCAGACTTATCAATGAATTGAAAAACCGTCCATATAATGCTAATCAACTGGCAAATATTCTTGATTTAGATTATAAGACGGTTAAACATCATTTAAATGTTTTGGATAAGAACAATATTGTGGTTATGTGTGGTGAGGGGCAATATGGGACTGTTTACATGCTTTCAGATACCATGGAAGAGAACTTCGATTCTTTCAAGAAGATCTGGAAGGAATCTGGAAAGAAATAA